Proteins encoded within one genomic window of Prauserella marina:
- a CDS encoding SDR family NAD(P)-dependent oxidoreductase produces the protein MKGRLDGKVAVVTGGAHGIGAAIVERFVSEGARVTIADLAEKGGTTLAGRLAPACRFTRCDVTSAAEVAEAIESTVAEWGRLDIMVNNAGFGAGVDVVDTDEHTWRRVIAVNLDGTFHGIKHAAPVIGRGGGGAILNLSSVAAGKAMPGMSAYGAAKAGVEALTRTAAAELRKDGIRVNALVPGLIKTVAADRSTEVLARGFGMSIDQYLATRQGRWGTPEEVAAVALHLVSDESSFTSGVLYPIDNGGTA, from the coding sequence GTGAAGGGGCGGCTCGACGGCAAGGTCGCGGTGGTGACCGGCGGGGCACACGGAATCGGTGCCGCGATCGTCGAACGATTCGTGTCCGAAGGGGCGCGGGTGACGATCGCGGACCTCGCTGAGAAGGGCGGCACGACGCTGGCGGGCCGGCTTGCCCCCGCATGCCGTTTCACGCGCTGCGATGTCACCAGCGCCGCCGAGGTCGCCGAGGCGATCGAATCGACGGTGGCCGAGTGGGGCCGCCTCGACATCATGGTCAACAACGCGGGCTTCGGTGCCGGAGTGGACGTCGTCGACACCGACGAGCACACCTGGCGCAGGGTCATCGCGGTCAACCTCGACGGCACGTTTCACGGCATCAAGCACGCCGCGCCCGTGATCGGGCGTGGCGGCGGGGGCGCGATTCTCAACCTTTCCTCCGTCGCGGCCGGAAAGGCGATGCCGGGGATGAGCGCCTACGGGGCAGCCAAGGCAGGCGTGGAAGCGCTCACCCGCACCGCCGCCGCCGAACTCAGGAAGGACGGGATCAGGGTCAACGCCCTCGTTCCCGGATTGATCAAGACCGTCGCGGCCGACCGGTCGACGGAAGTGCTGGCGAGAGGGTTCGGGATGAGCATCGACCAGTACCTCGCCACCCGGCAGGGACGCTGGGGCACCCCGGAGGAGGTCGCCGCCGTCGCGCTGCACCTCGTCAGTGACGAATCGTCGTTCACCTCAGGGGTGTTGTATCCGATCGACAACGGCGGCACCGCGTAA
- a CDS encoding acyl-CoA dehydrogenase family protein: METGMAGAADRREFVAALRDFAKAKCGTRQQRLELTKDGTLAHSQSLHKELAELGWVGAALPEAYGGGGGSATDACHLVEEMAYGQAPLFGLAVTLVSASVVERFGTEEQKQDILGSVCRGEILATAISEPDTGSDAGSLRCKAELKGDNYVINGQKTWISCAHIASRIFLLCRTGEGEGKHDGITMIDVPADTPGVTVRPIATLGGDEVNEVYFTDAVVPADRVIGEVGAAWRQMMSCLNTDRLMCGAMFLGHARRTFDDALEYVRQREQFGRPIGSFQAIRHRMADLATELECCRLLVHDLAAKLDADPHRQVPREASMVKLKVTETAKRLAVEGMQLMGGAGYTKEYDMERHLRESIVSTVYAGTSEIQREIIGKSYGL, translated from the coding sequence ATGGAGACAGGTATGGCCGGTGCGGCCGACAGGCGGGAATTCGTTGCCGCGCTACGGGATTTCGCCAAAGCCAAGTGCGGCACGAGGCAGCAGCGGCTCGAACTGACCAAGGACGGCACGCTGGCTCACAGCCAGTCACTGCACAAGGAACTCGCCGAGCTCGGCTGGGTGGGTGCCGCGTTGCCCGAGGCGTACGGCGGGGGAGGGGGCAGCGCCACCGACGCCTGTCACCTCGTCGAGGAGATGGCCTACGGCCAAGCACCGCTGTTCGGACTCGCGGTGACGCTCGTGAGCGCGAGCGTCGTCGAACGGTTCGGCACCGAGGAACAGAAGCAGGACATCCTCGGCTCGGTCTGCCGTGGCGAGATCCTCGCGACCGCGATCAGTGAACCCGACACCGGGTCCGATGCGGGATCCCTGCGCTGCAAGGCGGAACTCAAAGGTGACAACTACGTCATCAACGGGCAGAAGACCTGGATCTCCTGCGCCCACATCGCCTCGCGGATCTTCCTGCTGTGCCGCACGGGCGAGGGCGAGGGCAAGCACGACGGCATCACCATGATCGACGTTCCCGCCGATACCCCTGGCGTGACCGTGCGGCCCATCGCCACCCTCGGCGGCGACGAGGTCAACGAGGTCTACTTCACCGACGCCGTCGTACCGGCCGACCGGGTCATCGGCGAGGTCGGTGCCGCGTGGCGGCAGATGATGAGCTGTCTCAACACCGACCGGCTCATGTGCGGGGCGATGTTCCTCGGGCACGCGCGCCGCACGTTCGACGACGCGCTGGAATACGTGCGACAGCGCGAACAGTTCGGCCGTCCGATCGGAAGTTTCCAGGCCATCCGGCACCGCATGGCCGACCTCGCCACCGAGCTGGAGTGTTGCAGGCTGCTCGTGCACGACCTCGCGGCGAAGCTCGACGCCGACCCGCACCGGCAGGTGCCTCGCGAGGCGTCGATGGTGAAGCTCAAGGTCACCGAGACCGCGAAGCGGCTCGCCGTCGAGGGAATGCAGTTGATGGGAGGCGCCGGGTACACCAAGGAATACGACATGGAACGCCACCTTCGCGAATCCATCGTGTCCACCGTGTACGCCGGTACCAGTGAGATTCAGCGCGAGATCATCGGAAAATCCTACGGCCTCTGA
- a CDS encoding SMP-30/gluconolactonase/LRE family protein, translating into MTEQFRTLADGGDYFEGLRWHEGNWYASDAFRGIVLKIDDAGNRTDIMEVDALCSGLGWLPDGSMIIVSMKDRKLLRRTADGEVSEHADMSGLSEHWINDMCVDKQGRSWVGSIGFAIVEGADPEPGDLLCADPDGSVRVAASDLWCPNGIVVTADGSTLIVAESFAGRLTAFTIADDGTLTDRRTLAQFGPVPPPGGAAEMLGAIELSPDGLTIDKDDHIWVSDASNKRCVRVSPQGEVTAEIPAPGDLGLYSCALGGSSGTELMLAVCEGFFEAAQGVKGTAALVSTTVDVPVA; encoded by the coding sequence ATGACAGAGCAATTCCGCACCCTTGCCGACGGCGGCGACTACTTCGAGGGCCTTCGCTGGCACGAAGGCAACTGGTATGCCTCCGACGCCTTCCGCGGCATCGTGCTCAAGATCGACGATGCGGGGAACCGGACCGACATCATGGAGGTCGACGCGCTGTGTTCGGGCCTGGGCTGGCTCCCCGACGGCTCGATGATCATCGTGTCCATGAAGGACCGCAAGCTGCTGCGCCGCACCGCCGACGGTGAGGTAAGCGAGCACGCCGACATGTCGGGGCTGTCCGAGCACTGGATCAACGACATGTGCGTCGACAAGCAGGGCCGCTCGTGGGTGGGCAGTATCGGCTTCGCGATCGTCGAAGGCGCCGACCCCGAGCCAGGCGACCTGCTGTGCGCCGACCCCGACGGTTCCGTACGGGTCGCCGCCTCGGATCTGTGGTGCCCCAACGGAATCGTCGTCACCGCGGACGGCAGCACGCTGATCGTGGCCGAGTCGTTCGCGGGAAGGCTCACCGCCTTCACCATCGCCGACGACGGCACGCTCACCGACCGGCGCACGCTCGCCCAGTTCGGACCGGTGCCGCCGCCCGGAGGAGCCGCGGAGATGCTGGGTGCCATCGAACTGTCCCCCGACGGCCTCACCATCGACAAGGACGACCACATCTGGGTTTCCGACGCTTCGAACAAGCGCTGTGTGCGGGTCTCGCCGCAGGGTGAGGTGACCGCCGAGATCCCGGCGCCCGGTGACCTCGGCCTCTACTCGTGCGCGCTCGGTGGTTCCAGCGGCACCGAGCTGATGCTCGCCGTCTGCGAAGGATTCTTCGAGGCTGCCCAGGGCGTGAAGGGCACGGCGGCGCTCGTGTCGACCACGGTCGACGTCCCGGTCGCCTGA
- a CDS encoding class I adenylate-forming enzyme family protein, protein MDPVRLLRRVSHDYRDRVAVRCEDTALTYGEFGERSSRLANALADLGLEQGDRIALLGDNRLESLELIVGTAIGGFVRCSLHAHDAPERHRYLIEHTGAKAIIVDAHYYHRMSGVLGEITGLRHVIVLGDTGGAEGVKSYEDVLAAASPEQPDVRLAEDDPQTIRFSSGTTGLPKGIMITVGATMGMGNEFAVVLPGFDDSDRYLAAGPLTHAAGMFIYPLLAAGTTTIVMPGFDPGKFLEIVEREKVTATLVVPTMIQMITDHPDAKTRDLSSLRAVMYGAAPISETTLGKALDVWGDIMYQLYGQSEVVPIAILMPRHHRLGSGVLASAGRPSPNAWVRIEDDEGNELPRGQVGEVVAGAPCMMSGIWGDDEAAAARFTADGGVRTRDMGYLSEDGFLYLADRKEDMINSGGFNIWPAELEKALSAHPAVQDVAVVGVPHEKWGETPCALVVLRGDAQNTEVTEAELIEWTRERVGSYKKVTGVRFVAELPKTPLGKILRRQARERYLATGDGLGRA, encoded by the coding sequence ATGGATCCCGTCCGGCTGCTGCGCAGGGTCTCGCACGATTACCGCGACCGCGTCGCGGTCCGCTGCGAGGACACGGCGCTGACCTATGGCGAATTCGGAGAGCGGTCGAGCAGGCTGGCGAACGCGCTGGCCGATCTCGGGCTGGAGCAGGGGGACCGGATCGCGCTGCTCGGCGACAACCGCCTCGAATCGCTGGAACTGATCGTCGGAACGGCGATCGGCGGCTTCGTCCGCTGCTCACTGCACGCGCATGACGCGCCGGAGCGCCACCGGTATCTCATCGAGCACACCGGGGCGAAGGCGATCATCGTCGACGCGCACTACTACCACCGGATGTCCGGTGTGCTCGGCGAGATCACCGGACTGCGGCACGTGATCGTGCTCGGCGACACCGGTGGCGCGGAAGGCGTCAAGTCCTATGAGGACGTACTCGCCGCCGCTTCTCCCGAACAACCCGACGTCCGGCTCGCCGAGGACGATCCGCAGACGATCCGGTTCTCCTCCGGTACGACGGGGTTGCCCAAGGGGATCATGATCACGGTCGGCGCGACCATGGGCATGGGCAACGAGTTCGCGGTCGTGCTGCCGGGCTTCGACGATTCGGACCGCTACCTCGCGGCAGGCCCGCTCACCCACGCGGCAGGCATGTTCATCTACCCGCTGCTCGCCGCCGGAACCACCACGATCGTCATGCCCGGCTTCGATCCGGGGAAGTTCCTCGAAATCGTCGAACGCGAGAAGGTCACCGCGACGCTCGTGGTGCCCACGATGATCCAGATGATCACCGACCACCCCGACGCGAAGACGAGGGATCTCTCGTCGCTGCGGGCCGTCATGTACGGCGCGGCACCGATATCGGAGACCACTCTCGGTAAGGCCCTCGACGTGTGGGGCGACATCATGTACCAGCTCTACGGTCAGAGCGAGGTGGTCCCGATCGCCATCCTCATGCCACGGCACCACAGGCTCGGTTCCGGCGTGCTCGCCTCGGCGGGCAGGCCGAGTCCCAACGCCTGGGTCCGGATCGAGGACGACGAGGGCAACGAGTTGCCTCGTGGCCAGGTCGGGGAAGTGGTGGCTGGCGCGCCTTGCATGATGTCGGGCATCTGGGGTGACGACGAAGCGGCGGCGGCGAGGTTCACCGCCGACGGCGGGGTGCGCACGAGGGACATGGGCTACCTCAGCGAGGACGGATTCCTCTATCTCGCCGACCGCAAGGAAGACATGATCAACTCCGGTGGGTTCAACATCTGGCCTGCCGAGCTGGAGAAAGCGCTGTCGGCACATCCCGCCGTCCAGGACGTGGCCGTCGTCGGCGTTCCCCACGAGAAGTGGGGAGAGACGCCGTGCGCGCTCGTGGTCTTGCGCGGCGACGCCCAGAACACTGAGGTCACCGAGGCCGAGCTGATCGAGTGGACCCGCGAGCGCGTCGGTTCCTACAAGAAGGTCACCGGGGTCCGTTTCGTCGCCGAGCTGCCCAAGACGCCGCTCGGAAAGATCCTGCGACGCCAGGCGAGGGAGCGCTATCTCGCCACGGGCGACGGGCTCGGCCGGGCCTGA
- a CDS encoding enoyl-CoA hydratase/isomerase family protein, which translates to MSDESVLYERRGPAAWITLNRPGAHNALSAEVVAGIGEGLRRAERDTGVRAIVLAGNGPSFCAGADLKMVLAHGKGADDGHTAAGALSGFLRSIADVCARIAAHPLPVIAAVHGNVIAGGLELTLACDLVLADENAAISDGHARYGLFPAAGGATRLPRKIGVNRAKYLLFTADTWDAELLRECGLVNEVVPGGELSSRAQALAERIGQRSARGLAAMKRVVEEGLDLSLDEALALELAECERYIAGGGDFEEGLLAFTQRRVPVFGERDPA; encoded by the coding sequence GTGTCCGATGAATCCGTTCTGTACGAACGTCGCGGCCCCGCCGCGTGGATCACCCTGAACCGGCCCGGCGCCCACAACGCGCTGTCGGCGGAGGTGGTCGCCGGTATCGGCGAAGGGCTGCGCAGGGCCGAGCGGGACACCGGGGTCCGAGCCATCGTCCTGGCAGGAAACGGACCCTCGTTCTGCGCGGGCGCCGACCTGAAGATGGTGCTGGCACACGGAAAAGGAGCGGACGACGGTCACACCGCCGCGGGCGCGTTGTCCGGGTTCTTGCGCTCCATCGCCGACGTCTGCGCCAGGATCGCGGCTCATCCGCTTCCGGTGATCGCCGCGGTGCACGGCAACGTGATCGCGGGAGGATTGGAGCTGACGCTGGCCTGCGATCTGGTGCTCGCTGACGAGAACGCGGCGATCAGCGACGGGCACGCCCGCTACGGGTTGTTCCCAGCGGCGGGCGGCGCGACGAGGCTGCCGCGCAAGATCGGTGTCAACAGGGCGAAATACCTGCTGTTCACCGCTGACACCTGGGACGCGGAACTGCTGCGCGAATGCGGTCTGGTCAATGAGGTCGTCCCCGGCGGCGAACTGTCCTCGCGGGCACAGGCGCTGGCCGAGCGCATAGGACAGCGCAGCGCGAGGGGACTGGCCGCGATGAAGCGCGTGGTCGAGGAAGGACTGGACCTTTCGCTCGACGAGGCGCTCGCACTGGAACTGGCCGAATGTGAGCGCTACATCGCCGGTGGCGGGGACTTCGAAGAGGGGCTGCTGGCCTTCACGCAGCGGCGGGTGCCCGTGTTCGGCGAGCGGGATCCGGCCTGA
- a CDS encoding SDR family NAD(P)-dependent oxidoreductase: MELENKVALVAGGASGLGRAVCVDLAARGAVVAVLDRDAAQAKEVVRELGGGLALGADITEASDVERAVDEVMRTLGAVHVNVNTAGIIGAAKIVSRGTPASFEDFDRVIRTNLCGTFNVMRVAVAAMLGNEPEDGERGVVVNTSSGAAYEGQPGQAAYAASKAGVIGLTLPVARDLSGKGVRVNAIAPGLFETPMSTGLPPDVREGLVGMITEPRRLGRPAEFARMVRAIVENPYLNGECVRLDAATRLTAR; the protein is encoded by the coding sequence ATGGAACTCGAAAACAAGGTGGCGCTCGTCGCCGGAGGAGCGTCGGGACTGGGACGCGCGGTGTGCGTCGATCTCGCGGCGCGGGGCGCTGTGGTCGCCGTACTCGACCGGGACGCGGCACAGGCGAAGGAGGTCGTCCGCGAACTCGGTGGCGGTCTCGCGCTCGGCGCGGACATCACCGAAGCCAGTGACGTCGAGCGTGCCGTGGACGAGGTGATGCGTACGCTGGGCGCGGTGCACGTCAACGTCAACACGGCGGGGATCATCGGTGCAGCGAAGATCGTCTCTCGCGGTACTCCCGCGTCCTTCGAGGACTTCGACCGAGTGATCCGGACCAATCTGTGCGGCACCTTCAACGTGATGCGCGTGGCCGTCGCCGCGATGCTCGGCAACGAGCCCGAGGACGGTGAGCGGGGCGTCGTTGTCAATACGTCGTCAGGCGCGGCCTACGAAGGACAGCCGGGACAGGCGGCATACGCGGCGAGCAAGGCGGGTGTCATCGGTCTGACCCTGCCGGTCGCTCGCGATCTGTCCGGCAAGGGGGTGAGGGTGAACGCGATCGCTCCGGGGTTGTTCGAAACGCCCATGTCGACGGGTTTGCCGCCGGACGTGCGGGAAGGACTCGTCGGCATGATCACCGAACCGCGCAGGCTCGGCAGGCCCGCCGAGTTCGCGCGCATGGTGCGAGCCATCGTCGAGAACCCTTATCTCAACGGAGAATGTGTCCGGCTCGACGCGGCGACGCGGTTGACGGCGCGGTAG
- a CDS encoding TetR/AcrR family transcriptional regulator: MTRKRATSVQQLVDAAAAVFERKGFTEATISDIAAEAGVSKPTVYQYVTSKRWLLETIVEQVIYPLRHSLDEIVDSDLPAREKLTRYLRVQVDAAIRYRTYYAVLNAGQHQLSPQALRNYTSWAREVNHIATGLFKLCADEGIVRADLDVVTTVNLINGMMLSIARWYDDKGKLDPDQILDHTLRLLSGYILPP, from the coding sequence ATGACACGGAAGCGCGCGACAAGCGTGCAGCAACTGGTCGACGCTGCGGCGGCCGTATTCGAGCGCAAGGGCTTCACCGAGGCGACGATCAGTGACATCGCGGCGGAGGCAGGCGTCAGCAAACCCACCGTCTACCAATACGTCACCTCCAAACGATGGTTGCTGGAGACAATCGTCGAGCAGGTCATCTACCCACTGCGGCACAGCCTCGACGAAATCGTCGACAGCGACCTGCCCGCGCGCGAGAAGCTCACGCGCTACCTCAGGGTGCAGGTGGACGCCGCGATCCGCTACCGCACCTACTACGCGGTACTCAACGCGGGCCAGCACCAGCTTTCGCCACAGGCACTGCGCAACTACACATCCTGGGCGCGCGAGGTGAACCACATCGCCACCGGCCTTTTCAAACTCTGCGCCGACGAGGGCATCGTGCGAGCCGACCTCGACGTGGTGACCACGGTCAACCTGATCAACGGGATGATGCTGTCGATCGCCCGCTGGTACGACGACAAGGGAAAGCTCGACCCCGACCAGATCCTCGATCACACGCTACGGCTGCTCTCCGGTTACATCCTTCCGCCCTAA
- a CDS encoding thiolase family protein, with product MRDVVVAGVGMTDFGKQPDRLVSSLATEAVESAIADAGLRGEPADGLGMIYYANVLSGLLQGQESVRGQHALSRTAVAGIPLVNVENACASGSTALHQAWLSVASGQVDAALAVGVEKLHIEDKARALASLASALDQEHLPEVLAELGANGSGSVFMDVYARAAHRYMEHTGATKEDFAAVAVKNSEHGARNPKAQYGRKLTIEEVLSARQVSGPLTVPMCAPMSDGAAAVLVAAPELAARWESEAVRLRGVVVAAGRRGVLDELVPATARRAFEQTGIGPEDIEIVECHDAASPAELIVLEELGLCAQGEALAKLREGATRIGGSLPVNPSGGLQSRGHPLGATGLGQVVELVEQLRGRAGNRQAGAPRVGLAENAGGYLGPDPAAATVTILSR from the coding sequence GTGCGCGACGTTGTGGTGGCGGGGGTCGGGATGACCGACTTCGGTAAGCAGCCGGACAGGTTGGTCTCCTCGCTGGCGACCGAAGCCGTCGAGTCGGCCATCGCGGACGCGGGCCTTCGAGGGGAACCGGCCGATGGGCTGGGGATGATCTACTACGCCAATGTCCTTTCCGGACTGTTGCAGGGGCAGGAATCGGTGCGTGGTCAGCATGCGCTTTCTCGCACGGCGGTGGCGGGAATTCCGCTCGTCAACGTCGAGAACGCGTGTGCGTCCGGATCCACGGCGCTGCACCAGGCTTGGCTTTCGGTCGCATCGGGACAGGTCGATGCGGCGCTCGCCGTCGGTGTGGAGAAACTGCACATCGAGGACAAGGCTCGCGCGCTCGCCTCACTTGCCTCGGCGCTGGATCAGGAGCATCTGCCCGAGGTGCTGGCAGAACTCGGCGCGAACGGGAGCGGGTCGGTGTTCATGGACGTCTACGCTCGCGCGGCGCACCGGTACATGGAGCACACGGGCGCGACGAAGGAAGACTTCGCCGCGGTCGCGGTCAAGAACAGCGAGCACGGTGCGCGCAACCCGAAAGCCCAGTACGGCAGGAAACTCACCATCGAGGAAGTGCTTTCGGCGCGGCAGGTGAGCGGTCCGCTCACGGTGCCGATGTGCGCGCCCATGAGTGACGGAGCGGCGGCGGTGCTCGTCGCGGCACCGGAACTGGCGGCCCGCTGGGAATCCGAAGCGGTGCGGTTGCGCGGCGTCGTGGTCGCCGCCGGCCGAAGGGGCGTGCTCGACGAACTGGTTCCCGCGACGGCGCGACGCGCGTTCGAGCAGACCGGGATCGGGCCGGAGGACATCGAGATCGTCGAATGTCACGACGCCGCTTCCCCCGCCGAACTGATCGTGCTCGAGGAACTAGGTCTGTGCGCCCAGGGCGAGGCGCTGGCGAAGCTGCGCGAAGGTGCGACGCGGATCGGCGGCTCGCTTCCGGTCAACCCGAGCGGCGGTTTGCAGAGCAGGGGACACCCGCTCGGCGCGACCGGTCTTGGTCAGGTCGTCGAACTGGTGGAACAGCTTCGTGGTCGCGCGGGCAACCGTCAGGCGGGTGCACCGAGGGTCGGCCTCGCCGAGAACGCGGGCGGCTACCTCGGCCCCGACCCCGCCGCGGCGACGGTGACGATCCTGAGCAGGTAG
- a CDS encoding enoyl-CoA hydratase/isomerase family protein → MANEANTANTAVDYSGYENILVTRSGSVLTLTLNRPERFNAVDNALHEELSHIFIDIARDERTSVVVLTGAGRAFCAGGDIKAILEDTEKNGPGNYLDMTSAKRIIFSLLDLEKPIIAKVNGHAMGLGATLALFCDIIYMADDARIADPHVSAGVVAGDGGAIIWPQLIGYARAKEFLLTGDQISATRAAEMGLVNHALPRDELDGAVDALATRLAAGAQDAIRWSKVSVNIGLKQLAHTMLDTSIAYEILTLHGPDHAEALAAFVEGRKPDFTGT, encoded by the coding sequence ATGGCCAACGAAGCCAACACAGCCAACACGGCAGTCGACTACAGCGGATACGAGAACATACTGGTCACCAGATCCGGTTCGGTGCTGACACTCACCCTGAACCGGCCGGAACGGTTCAATGCCGTCGACAACGCGCTCCACGAGGAACTGAGCCACATCTTCATCGATATCGCCCGGGACGAGCGGACGTCGGTCGTGGTCCTCACCGGAGCGGGCCGCGCCTTCTGCGCCGGCGGGGACATCAAGGCGATCCTTGAGGACACCGAGAAGAACGGCCCCGGTAACTATCTCGACATGACCTCGGCCAAGCGGATCATCTTCTCGCTGCTCGATCTCGAAAAGCCGATCATCGCGAAGGTCAACGGTCACGCGATGGGTCTCGGCGCCACGCTGGCCCTGTTCTGCGACATCATCTACATGGCAGACGACGCCCGCATCGCCGACCCGCACGTGTCGGCGGGAGTCGTCGCTGGCGACGGCGGCGCGATCATCTGGCCACAGCTCATCGGATACGCGCGGGCCAAGGAATTCCTGCTGACCGGCGATCAGATCTCCGCCACGCGCGCGGCGGAGATGGGCCTTGTCAACCACGCGCTGCCCCGCGATGAGCTCGACGGCGCGGTCGACGCGCTCGCCACGAGGCTCGCCGCGGGTGCGCAGGACGCCATCCGGTGGAGCAAGGTATCGGTCAACATCGGCTTGAAGCAACTCGCCCACACCATGCTCGACACCTCGATCGCCTACGAGATCCTTACCCTGCACGGGCCGGATCACGCCGAGGCGCTTGCCGCGTTCGTGGAGGGCCGGAAACCGGACTTCACCGGCACATGA
- a CDS encoding phosphotransferase enzyme family protein has product MFQAPATDADKVGTLLAEHYDLDITDSTGLVPVEGGADLAATLWTATDSRGQRFAVKWSGGGSAAGLVLPAALSEALPGSTAKPVPSRTGALWIDTGDMRLSIMEWIAGTSALEAPLGRETWEAQGRLLGTLHGLPVTGQLREWVPREDFDPSRWAALFERVDAVIGENGAPHDEPASRLAEAWLPHRADLRTVHDLTIRLGGVLRERASLPEFVPCHADPHLGNLILTGEGPVLIDFDDAVLAPAERDLMFVLGGGVLADLPVTPEHQADFMNGYARQGTVEVDTELITYYRGLRTLEDIAEPASVVLDPSAPAKEREGNLGYVTDVLSPAGLLAQTLAGRGSG; this is encoded by the coding sequence ATGTTTCAGGCGCCAGCCACCGACGCCGACAAGGTCGGCACTCTGCTCGCCGAGCACTACGACCTCGACATCACCGATTCCACCGGCCTGGTGCCGGTCGAAGGGGGTGCCGATCTCGCGGCGACATTGTGGACGGCCACCGACTCGCGAGGTCAGCGGTTCGCGGTGAAATGGTCGGGCGGTGGCTCCGCGGCAGGGCTTGTCCTTCCTGCCGCCCTGAGCGAGGCGCTTCCCGGCAGCACGGCGAAGCCGGTCCCTTCCCGCACCGGCGCGCTGTGGATCGACACCGGAGACATGAGACTGTCCATTATGGAATGGATTGCGGGAACCAGCGCACTCGAAGCACCACTGGGACGCGAAACCTGGGAGGCTCAGGGACGGCTTCTCGGCACACTGCACGGTCTTCCGGTCACCGGACAGCTGCGCGAGTGGGTACCGCGCGAGGACTTCGACCCCAGCCGCTGGGCCGCTCTGTTCGAGCGGGTCGACGCGGTCATCGGAGAAAACGGCGCCCCTCACGACGAACCGGCCTCGCGGCTCGCCGAGGCATGGCTGCCCCACCGCGCGGACCTGCGCACGGTGCACGACCTCACGATCCGTCTCGGCGGGGTTCTGCGTGAGCGCGCCTCGCTGCCCGAGTTCGTCCCCTGCCACGCCGATCCTCACCTCGGCAACCTCATCCTGACCGGTGAAGGGCCCGTGTTGATCGATTTCGACGACGCCGTTCTCGCACCGGCCGAACGCGACTTGATGTTCGTGCTCGGCGGGGGCGTCCTCGCCGATCTGCCCGTCACTCCGGAACACCAGGCTGACTTCATGAACGGCTACGCCCGGCAGGGAACCGTCGAGGTCGACACCGAGCTGATCACCTACTACCGGGGACTGCGGACGCTGGAGGACATCGCCGAACCGGCGAGCGTCGTCCTCGACCCCAGCGCCCCTGCCAAGGAAAGGGAAGGCAACCTCGGCTACGTCACCGACGTGCTGTCCCCTGCCGGACTACTCGCCCAGACGCTCGCCGGACGGGGATCCGGGTGA
- a CDS encoding TetR/AcrR family transcriptional regulator: MRESKRTKILTAAVEVVQRDGVTSVTFDSVAAASGLTKGGLLYHFPSRDALLLAVHQHVAREWEESLVEAAGKTAEEATPEERLEAYARVTSRSVTRAELLLFLEASVNPGYAQPWRDVTDRWAPSLADAASGPAALTHFITRLAADGFWLYESLSGEPTSPELRRKVVERIAATIDKDA; encoded by the coding sequence ATGCGGGAGAGCAAACGCACCAAGATCCTCACCGCGGCGGTGGAGGTCGTGCAGCGCGACGGCGTCACCTCGGTCACCTTCGATTCGGTGGCCGCGGCATCGGGGCTGACCAAGGGCGGTCTGCTCTACCACTTCCCGAGCAGGGACGCGCTCCTGCTCGCCGTGCACCAGCACGTGGCGCGGGAGTGGGAGGAGAGCCTCGTCGAGGCGGCGGGAAAGACAGCGGAGGAAGCCACGCCGGAGGAGCGGCTCGAAGCCTATGCGCGCGTCACCTCCCGCAGTGTCACGCGCGCCGAGTTGCTGCTGTTTCTCGAAGCGTCGGTCAATCCCGGCTACGCGCAGCCGTGGCGGGACGTCACCGACCGCTGGGCTCCGTCGCTCGCTGACGCGGCGAGCGGACCGGCCGCGCTCACCCACTTCATCACCAGGCTCGCCGCCGACGGTTTCTGGCTGTACGAATCGCTGTCGGGCGAACCGACCTCACCCGAACTCAGGAGAAAGGTCGTCGAGCGCATCGCGGCCACGATCGACAAGGACGCCTGA